In the genome of Pseudanabaena mucicola str. Chao 1806, the window ACATCTGGCTCGATCGCTTCAAGCATTTCGGGTTCCAATAGCATTCTCTGCAAGTTCAATCTTTCAAGTGCATCCTGCTGCATAATCCGCACCACAGAAGTAGGAAAGAATGTGCGAATATCCCCTAGCCATCGCGCCACTTTAGGCGATGAACTACCTAATCCTCCTTTACGATCCTGTGAGCTATCAGCACTTTCATCGTTACCATATAAGGCAGCTAATGCTCCATCTATAGATAAGTCGCGATCACTCAAACCACTGCCACCAATTCCATCGGCTGCACCTCCACCGAGAATTAGTCGCCATCGGCGTAGGCGGTCGGTAGCGATTTGTTGGTCTCTAACTAACATTTACTTACCCCACTAATTTTGGGTTTATAATCCAAGTGTAAGGATAAACATTGGAAAGAACTACCCATACTTAATATTCTTCAATATGCCAGCTTGAAAGTTGATTTTGTTAATGCTCATTCATCTCATGTTGCATTGTTTGCAGAAATGAAAGCCTATTTAGCAAATATAGTTGTTTTGAATAACTTAGGACTTACGCAATAGCCATGTAATAAGTAGCTCAACTTAATTAAAACCCAAACCAGAATTTTGTTCCGCCCGCAACGCGGGCGGAACAAAATTCTCGATTTTTCAGTTTACTTATGTCTAGCTACTTAAATTACGGGCTAAAAGCTTAAACCCTTTGAAACGAGTCGATCATAGAGTTTTCTTAGTCTGCTTTAGCTGACTTTAGCTTTCAGCCAAGAACTTAAGTTATCGGTTATTTTGCGTAAGTCCTATAACTTTTAGAGGAACTTCGACTTCGCTCATCTCTCGGTATATGCTAACTGAGCGAAGTCGAAGTAGTAGTTTTTATTTGGGTAATCATGCAATGTAATTGTGTTGCGGGCGCTTCGTGCCCGCAACACAATTGCTAAAAAATTACTTTTCAGCACTACCGTGATTTGATTAAGTAGCTAGACATAAGTAAACTAAAAACCGAGAATTTTGTTCCGCCCGCGTAGCGGGCGGAACAAAATCTGGTTTTTAGTTTTAATTAAGTTGAGCTACTTATAAGTTTGTAGATATTTATGCGTGAAATAGCTAGTGATTCAATAGCCCCGATCGCTTTAGTCTGGCATCGGCGTGATTTGCGAATAGATGATAATCCTGCTTTGAGCGAGGCGATCACACAGGTTGGGGATCAGGGCAAAGTGTTGGGGCTGTTTATTTTTGATCCTGATATTCTCGATGATGGCGTAAACGAAGGCAGCAAGGTTGACTTTATGCTCGGTTGTTTGCGCGAGTTGCAAACTAACTATCGACGTTTGGGCAGTGAATTGCTATTGAAATATGGTCAGCCTGTGCAATCAATTCGTGAACTAGTGAAAGCAGTTAATGCGAGTCATGTTTTTTTTAATCAGGATGTTGAACCATTTGCGATTAAGCGTGATTGCCAAGTAAATGAGGCTTTGCAAGAATTAGGCGTAAAGGTTCAGAGCTTTGTGGATATTGGTTTGATTGCTCCCGATGCGATCGCTACCCAGTCAGGAGAACCTTATAAGGTCTATACTCCCTTTTGGCGCAATTGGCAAAGTAAACCAAAGCCGCAACCCTTCGTCTCTCCTAAAAAATTGACTGGTTTAGCCAGTTATGAAGATTTACCCGTGATTCCTTTGCCAAGACTGCGGGAGCTTAAATTTATCAATGACATCACCCTCCCTAAAGTAGGTGAATCCGCAGCTTTAGAACTGTTAGAAACCTTTTGTGATGGTCATGGAATTTTACGTTATCAAACGGAACGCGATTTTCCTGCCCATGCAGGGACATCGACACTGAGTCCCCATTTGCGCTTTGGGACAGTGGGCATTAGAAGAGTGTGGGAAAAAGCGATCGCATCTGAGCAACTAGTGCGTAGTGAAGAGGAAGCAGCAGGGATTACCACATGGAAGCAAGAACTCGCATGGCGAGAATTCTATCAGCATGTTCTCTTTCATTTCCCTGAACTAGAAACAGGAGCCTATCGTTCGCAGATGCGTAATTTCCCTTGGGATGATGACGAAGAGAAATTTACTGCATGGTGTGAAGGTCGCACGGGTTATCCGATTGTTGATGGGGCAATGCGACAGCTTAATCAAACAGGCTGGATGCATAACCGTTGTCGGATGATTGTTGCTAGTTTTTTAACTAAAGATTTAATTATTAATTGGCAATGGGGCGAACGCTATTTCATGCAGAAATTGCTAGATGGTGACTTAGCGGCAAATAATGGCGGTTGGCAATGGAGTGCTTCTAGTGGGATGGATCCTAAGCCTTTACGGATTTTCAATCCCGCATCACAAGCCCGCAAGTATGATCCAGAAGGTGAATATATTTTACGTTGGTTGCCCGAATTGCAAGGATTGACTACCGCAGAGTTGCTAAGTGGTAATATTCCGCCCCATCAATGTAAAAAGCGCGATTATCCATTACCAATTGTTGATCACAATATGCAGCAGCAAAAATTTAAGAAGCTCTATCAGGATTGTAAAACTAGCTAAGAAGAAAGCCCCCTAGATGGCTTTCTCCTTAATTTAGAGAGAAGTTTCAGAAGCAACGATCATTGAACCAACGCCACTATTGGTAAATATTTCTAGCAATAGAGAATGGGGTACTCGCCCATCAACGATATGTGCAGCTTTGACACCCTGTGCAAGTGATCGCACACAGCATTGAACCTTAGGAATCATGCCACCACTGACGATATTTTCATTCATCAGTTCTCTAGCTTTGCTGATCGTCAAACTGCGATAGAGCGTACTGGGATCTTTGTAATTGTGGAGGATACCTGCAATATCGGTGAGAAGAATCAATTTCTCGGCTCCCAATGCGGCTGCAAGTTCGCCAGCGACGGTATCTGCATTGATGTTGTAGGGCTGACCTGTTTCGTCGGTTGCGACACTAGATACAACGGGAATATGTCCAGCTTCGAGTAGGGTTGACAGCAAACCGATATTAATACCGCTGACTTCACCCACAAAGCCGATCGCATCATTGCCTTGGGGACGCGCACGGATCAAATTGCCATCCTTACCGCATAGCCCGACACCAGACCCCCCCGCAAGGTTAATCATCTCTACAATTTGCTTGTTGACACGACCAACTAGCACCA includes:
- a CDS encoding cryptochrome/photolyase family protein codes for the protein MREIASDSIAPIALVWHRRDLRIDDNPALSEAITQVGDQGKVLGLFIFDPDILDDGVNEGSKVDFMLGCLRELQTNYRRLGSELLLKYGQPVQSIRELVKAVNASHVFFNQDVEPFAIKRDCQVNEALQELGVKVQSFVDIGLIAPDAIATQSGEPYKVYTPFWRNWQSKPKPQPFVSPKKLTGLASYEDLPVIPLPRLRELKFINDITLPKVGESAALELLETFCDGHGILRYQTERDFPAHAGTSTLSPHLRFGTVGIRRVWEKAIASEQLVRSEEEAAGITTWKQELAWREFYQHVLFHFPELETGAYRSQMRNFPWDDDEEKFTAWCEGRTGYPIVDGAMRQLNQTGWMHNRCRMIVASFLTKDLIINWQWGERYFMQKLLDGDLAANNGGWQWSASSGMDPKPLRIFNPASQARKYDPEGEYILRWLPELQGLTTAELLSGNIPPHQCKKRDYPLPIVDHNMQQQKFKKLYQDCKTS
- the argB gene encoding acetylglutamate kinase, whose protein sequence is MLTDSDRVQVLSEALPYMQQFAGRTIVVKYGGAAMKEENLRQDVIRDVVTMSFMGLRPVLVHGGGPEINTWLTKLNIEPQFINGLRVTDAATMEVVEMVLVGRVNKQIVEMINLAGGSGVGLCGKDGNLIRARPQGNDAIGFVGEVSGINIGLLSTLLEAGHIPVVSSVATDETGQPYNINADTVAGELAAALGAEKLILLTDIAGILHNYKDPSTLYRSLTISKARELMNENIVSGGMIPKVQCCVRSLAQGVKAAHIVDGRVPHSLLLEIFTNSGVGSMIVASETSL